In a single window of the Serratia quinivorans genome:
- the adhB_4 gene encoding Alcohol dehydrogenase cytochrome c subunit precursor, with the protein MGWTPTVTPVAYDFRTYYPSNGAPTLALLLTGMVEPVPVAYEMGDRTSVPPYEYPELRVSIEDMAPIVRASWMRGVSALPNTFAHESYIDELAMAAGVDPLEYRLRYIKDQRATELMLSTAERAGWTPHTEPMQTPAEDGVLRGRGFAYARYIHSKFPGFGAAWAAWVADVAIDKASGEVAVTRIVVGHDAGMMVNPDGVRHQIHGNVIQSTSRVLKERVTFEESTISSKEWGAYPILTFPEVPEVDVVMMPRPYDPPLGAGESASVPSAAAIANAVFDATGIRFRELPITSDRLREALNGPDSARQQAAPAAKPRRSKWWFGGAAGIFGALLGVAATALPWRAEIAPVATPGSGTWSAATLERGRQLAAVGDCAVCHTASEGATNAGGLAMETPFGTLYSTNITPDVETGIGNWSFGAFDRAMRQGISRDGRNLYPAFPYTSFSKMTDGDMQALYAYMMSQPAVAQSNPANQMRFPFNIRPLMAGWNALFLRQGEFQPDPAQTAQWNRGSYLVNGLGHCAACHSPRNLMGAEKGGSSFLAGAMVDGWEAPALNQLATAEKPWDEEQLFQYLSSGHSAEHGVAAGPMGPVVSELATLPESDVRAMANYLISLSSPAQLNVEPQVKLATRLQPALGQQAGERLFQGACQACHSAAAGGPQLFGVSPDLANNTNIFSERPDNLIKVILQGIAKPATADLGFMPGFKDSFSDRQVADLVNYLRQRYAGDKPAWRNVEAQVARLRANPGSH; encoded by the coding sequence GTGGGCTGGACGCCGACGGTCACCCCGGTGGCCTATGATTTTCGTACTTATTACCCGTCCAATGGCGCCCCCACGCTGGCGTTGTTGCTGACCGGAATGGTTGAACCGGTACCGGTGGCCTATGAGATGGGGGACCGTACCTCGGTGCCGCCATATGAATACCCGGAACTGCGCGTCAGCATTGAGGACATGGCACCCATCGTTCGAGCCTCCTGGATGCGCGGGGTGTCGGCACTGCCGAATACCTTCGCGCACGAATCCTATATTGATGAGCTGGCCATGGCGGCCGGCGTGGATCCACTGGAATATCGGCTGCGTTATATCAAGGATCAACGTGCCACAGAACTGATGCTCAGCACCGCCGAGCGCGCTGGCTGGACGCCGCACACCGAACCGATGCAAACCCCGGCGGAAGATGGTGTGTTGCGCGGGCGTGGTTTTGCCTATGCGCGCTATATTCACAGCAAATTCCCCGGCTTTGGTGCCGCCTGGGCGGCCTGGGTCGCCGATGTGGCGATCGACAAGGCCAGTGGCGAAGTGGCGGTCACGCGTATTGTGGTTGGGCATGACGCGGGCATGATGGTCAACCCGGACGGCGTGCGTCACCAGATCCACGGCAATGTGATCCAGTCGACCAGCCGGGTGCTGAAAGAGCGGGTGACCTTCGAAGAATCGACTATTTCCAGCAAGGAATGGGGGGCTTATCCGATCCTGACCTTCCCGGAGGTACCGGAGGTGGACGTGGTGATGATGCCACGGCCTTACGATCCGCCGCTGGGGGCCGGGGAGTCTGCTTCGGTGCCCAGTGCTGCGGCCATTGCCAACGCGGTGTTTGACGCCACCGGCATTCGTTTTCGCGAGTTGCCGATCACTTCCGACCGACTGCGCGAGGCGCTGAACGGCCCGGATAGCGCCCGACAGCAAGCGGCACCAGCGGCTAAACCCAGGCGCAGTAAATGGTGGTTTGGCGGTGCAGCCGGTATTTTCGGTGCGCTGTTGGGCGTAGCGGCTACGGCACTGCCGTGGCGTGCCGAGATTGCCCCGGTGGCAACCCCAGGTTCGGGTACCTGGTCGGCAGCGACTCTGGAGCGCGGTCGTCAACTGGCCGCCGTCGGGGATTGCGCGGTGTGCCATACCGCTTCGGAAGGGGCAACCAACGCCGGGGGGCTGGCAATGGAGACTCCGTTTGGCACCCTGTACAGCACCAATATCACGCCAGATGTGGAGACCGGTATCGGCAACTGGTCGTTTGGTGCTTTTGACCGGGCGATGCGTCAGGGCATCAGCCGCGACGGGCGTAATCTGTACCCGGCTTTTCCTTATACTTCGTTCAGCAAAATGACCGACGGTGATATGCAGGCGCTGTATGCCTATATGATGTCGCAGCCGGCGGTCGCGCAGAGCAATCCGGCTAACCAGATGCGTTTTCCGTTCAATATCCGCCCGTTGATGGCCGGTTGGAATGCACTGTTTCTGCGTCAGGGCGAGTTTCAGCCGGACCCTGCGCAAACCGCCCAGTGGAACCGGGGCTCTTATCTGGTCAATGGGTTGGGGCACTGTGCGGCCTGCCATTCACCGCGTAATTTGATGGGGGCGGAAAAGGGGGGCAGCAGCTTCCTGGCCGGGGCGATGGTGGACGGCTGGGAGGCACCGGCGCTGAACCAACTGGCCACGGCGGAGAAACCCTGGGATGAAGAACAGCTGTTCCAGTACCTGAGCAGCGGTCATTCCGCCGAGCACGGCGTCGCGGCCGGGCCAATGGGGCCGGTGGTCAGCGAGCTGGCGACGTTGCCGGAGTCTGACGTGCGGGCGATGGCCAACTATCTGATATCCCTGAGCAGTCCGGCTCAATTAAATGTAGAGCCGCAGGTCAAACTGGCCACCCGTCTGCAACCCGCTCTGGGGCAACAGGCCGGTGAACGCCTGTTTCAGGGGGCCTGTCAGGCCTGCCACAGTGCCGCTGCCGGTGGGCCACAGCTGTTTGGCGTCAGTCCGGATCTGGCCAATAACACCAATATTTTCAGTGAGCGACCGGATAACCTGATCAAAGTGATCCTGCAGGGGATTGCCAAACCGGCCACCGCCGATCTGGGCTTTATGCCGGGCTTCAAGGACAGTTTCTCAGATCGGCAGGTGGCAGATCTGGTGAACTACCTGCGCCAGCGTTATGCCGGTGACAAACCGGCCTGGCGCAATGTGGAAGCGCAGGTGGCCAGACTACGCGCCAATCCGGGCAGCCATTAA
- a CDS encoding Membrane-bound aldehyde dehydrogenase [pyrroloquinoline-quinone] precursor, producing the protein MTDAHSSVPSQAELLQRHGALLVIDQIQPPPGLVPKGQTPSLKPKEQGLFIAICDNGEVYAFNGHVDLGTGVRTALGQIVAEELYLRMEQVRMVLGDTESTPNQGATIASATLQISAVPLRNAAAEARRWLLQQAAQRFSVAVEQLTLNDGLITSPQGPAVSYGELVTGVHVELPVSGDAPLKPQGEYRLVGTSTARVDIPAKATGESTYVHDMRLPNMLHGRVVRPPYAGYDSGEFVGTSLLTVDEQSIAHIPGIVKLVVIGDFIGIVAEREEQAIKAAEALQVSWKDWRRNLPQMTDVAQALRDNPHSTRVVHDTGNVDAALAAADRRFTRSYLWPYQLHASIGPSCALADYQPQQLRVWSGSQNPHLLRADLAWLLEYPEQQIDIIRMEAAGCYGRNCADDVCADAALLSRAVGRPVRVQLTREQEHLWEPKGTAQLMEVDGGLDADGHPGGL; encoded by the coding sequence ATGACTGACGCCCATTCCTCAGTACCGAGCCAGGCCGAATTATTGCAGCGTCATGGCGCCTTGCTGGTTATCGATCAGATCCAACCGCCGCCGGGCCTGGTGCCGAAAGGCCAGACGCCGAGCCTGAAACCCAAAGAGCAGGGGCTGTTTATTGCCATTTGCGACAACGGTGAGGTCTATGCCTTCAACGGCCATGTTGATCTCGGCACCGGTGTGCGCACCGCGCTGGGGCAAATCGTCGCCGAAGAACTCTACCTGCGTATGGAGCAGGTACGCATGGTGCTGGGCGATACCGAAAGCACACCGAATCAGGGCGCGACTATCGCCAGCGCTACGCTGCAAATTTCTGCCGTGCCGCTGCGCAATGCCGCCGCCGAGGCACGTCGCTGGCTGCTGCAACAGGCGGCGCAGCGTTTTAGCGTTGCGGTTGAGCAACTGACGTTGAATGACGGCCTGATTACCAGCCCACAAGGGCCGGCGGTGAGCTACGGCGAACTGGTCACCGGTGTGCATGTAGAACTACCTGTCTCCGGCGATGCGCCGCTCAAGCCGCAGGGCGAATACCGGTTGGTCGGCACCAGCACTGCACGCGTTGATATCCCGGCCAAGGCCACCGGCGAGTCCACCTATGTGCACGACATGCGGCTGCCGAACATGCTGCATGGCCGGGTGGTGCGGCCGCCGTATGCCGGCTATGACAGCGGTGAGTTTGTCGGCACCAGCCTGCTGACGGTGGACGAGCAGTCCATTGCCCATATTCCCGGCATCGTCAAACTGGTGGTGATCGGGGATTTTATCGGCATCGTCGCCGAGCGCGAAGAACAGGCGATCAAGGCAGCAGAGGCGTTGCAGGTCAGCTGGAAGGACTGGCGGCGTAACCTGCCGCAGATGACCGACGTGGCGCAGGCGCTGCGTGATAACCCGCATTCGACACGGGTGGTGCATGACACCGGCAATGTGGATGCGGCATTGGCCGCCGCCGATCGTCGCTTTACCCGCAGTTACCTGTGGCCGTACCAACTGCATGCTTCGATCGGCCCTTCCTGCGCATTGGCGGACTACCAGCCGCAGCAGTTACGAGTCTGGTCAGGTAGCCAGAATCCGCATCTGCTGCGTGCCGATCTCGCCTGGCTGCTGGAATACCCGGAACAGCAGATCGATATTATCCGCATGGAGGCGGCGGGCTGCTATGGCCGCAACTGTGCCGATGATGTCTGCGCCGATGCGGCGTTATTGTCGCGTGCGGTAGGGCGTCCGGTACGGGTGCAGCTCACCCGCGAACAGGAACACCTGTGGGAACCCAAGGGCACGGCACAGTTGATGGAGGTTGACGGTGGGCTGGACGCCGACGGTCACCCCGGTGGCCTATGA
- the iorA_3 gene encoding Isoquinoline 1-oxidoreductase subunit alpha, translated as MAIAEVQLPREGAVKTLTEHPLMLSVNGENIHTRVMADTPLLLVLRNDLALNGPKYGCGLGECGACTVLVDGIAARSCVIPALGVTGRAVTTLEGLGDRDRLHPVQRAFIEEQAAQCGYCLNGMIMTTKALLDRNPSPSDREIRQALSGNLCRCGTHIEILRAVQRAIILCRSEETSPHD; from the coding sequence ATGGCGATAGCTGAAGTGCAATTGCCCAGGGAAGGCGCGGTAAAAACACTGACGGAGCATCCGCTGATGCTGTCAGTCAACGGCGAAAATATTCATACCCGGGTAATGGCGGATACTCCTCTGCTATTGGTGTTACGTAACGATCTGGCGCTCAACGGCCCGAAATACGGCTGTGGCCTGGGTGAGTGCGGAGCCTGTACCGTGTTGGTCGACGGCATTGCCGCACGTTCTTGTGTGATCCCGGCGCTGGGTGTGACCGGCCGCGCGGTGACCACGCTTGAAGGTTTGGGCGATCGCGACCGTCTGCACCCGGTGCAACGTGCCTTTATCGAAGAACAGGCCGCGCAGTGCGGTTACTGCCTCAATGGCATGATCATGACCACCAAAGCCCTGTTGGATCGCAATCCGTCGCCCAGCGACCGCGAAATCCGCCAGGCGCTGTCCGGCAACCTGTGCCGCTGCGGCACCCATATCGAAATCCTGCGTGCGGTTCAGCGCGCCATCATTCTCTGCCGCAGTGAGGAAACCTCGCCCCATGACTGA
- the marR gene encoding Multiple antibiotic resistance protein marR — protein MTPPEYPAAESGKTENYHFTEQVGHLLRKVYQRHVAIFQQNVGDSQLTAVQFITLCAVRDMGPSSLTELVQVTAVDQATIRGIIERLKARELITVMPDPVDRRKVVVGLTDAGAVLLAGTLPHAATITELTFGTLNPAERIALMFLLNKMLEDQPPG, from the coding sequence ATGACGCCCCCCGAATACCCGGCTGCAGAGAGCGGCAAGACTGAAAATTATCATTTTACCGAACAGGTCGGGCACCTGCTGCGTAAGGTTTATCAGCGCCATGTGGCGATTTTCCAGCAAAACGTTGGGGATTCGCAACTGACCGCCGTGCAGTTTATTACCCTGTGCGCGGTGCGTGACATGGGCCCGAGTTCGTTGACCGAGCTGGTACAGGTGACGGCGGTCGATCAGGCCACCATTCGCGGCATTATCGAGCGGCTCAAAGCGCGCGAGCTGATTACCGTGATGCCGGATCCTGTCGATCGGCGCAAAGTGGTGGTCGGGCTGACCGACGCCGGTGCCGTACTGCTGGCGGGAACGCTGCCGCATGCGGCGACGATCACAGAATTAACTTTCGGTACGTTGAATCCGGCCGAACGTATAGCACTGATGTTCCTGCTCAATAAAATGCTGGAAGACCAGCCGCCCGGCTGA
- a CDS encoding 6-hydroxynicotinate 3-monooxygenase precursor: MMSKQQRIAVVGAGLGGAAAAGLLQKAGFIVDLYEQSPVFSRLGAGIHMGPNVLKIFRRLGIEQPLEQMASHPDFWFSRDAESGDYLSRIELGAFARKEYGAAYVTVHRGDLQALQMAALQPGSVHFGKCLSKIEERDNQVVLNFADGTQASADIVIGADGINSRIREHLLGAEAPTYSGWVAHRALIRGEKLAKYNLSFEDCVKWWSADRHLMVYYTTQKRDEYYYVSGVPHPAWDFQGSFIDSSREEMYETFAGYHPIVQALIESSEQVTKWPLLNRKPLPLWSEGRMVLLGDACHPMKPHMAQGAAMAIEDAAMLARCLQETGLSDYRTAFQLYEANRKERASRVQAVSNANTFLRTQEDPAWVYGYDLYAQALKSENAA; this comes from the coding sequence ATGATGAGCAAACAACAACGCATTGCCGTGGTCGGTGCCGGTCTGGGTGGCGCCGCCGCCGCCGGTCTGCTGCAAAAAGCCGGCTTTATCGTCGACCTGTACGAACAGAGCCCGGTGTTTTCCCGCCTGGGGGCCGGCATCCATATGGGGCCAAACGTACTGAAGATTTTCCGCCGTCTCGGCATCGAGCAACCGCTGGAACAAATGGCCTCGCATCCGGATTTCTGGTTCAGCCGCGACGCCGAAAGCGGTGACTATTTGTCGCGTATTGAACTGGGGGCCTTTGCCCGTAAAGAGTACGGTGCGGCTTACGTGACGGTGCACCGGGGCGATTTACAGGCGTTGCAGATGGCGGCCCTGCAACCGGGCAGCGTGCATTTTGGCAAGTGTCTGAGCAAAATTGAGGAGCGTGACAACCAGGTGGTGCTGAACTTTGCCGATGGCACCCAGGCCAGCGCCGATATCGTGATTGGTGCCGATGGTATCAACTCACGTATTCGCGAACATCTGCTGGGGGCAGAAGCGCCAACCTACAGCGGCTGGGTCGCCCACCGCGCGTTGATCCGCGGTGAGAAGCTGGCCAAATACAATCTGAGCTTTGAAGACTGTGTGAAGTGGTGGTCGGCAGATCGTCACCTGATGGTCTATTACACCACCCAAAAACGCGACGAATATTACTACGTCAGCGGTGTGCCGCACCCGGCATGGGATTTCCAGGGCAGCTTTATCGACAGCAGCCGCGAGGAAATGTACGAGACCTTCGCCGGTTATCACCCGATTGTGCAAGCGCTGATCGAATCCAGCGAACAGGTCACCAAATGGCCACTGTTGAACCGTAAGCCCCTGCCGCTGTGGAGCGAAGGTCGCATGGTGCTGCTCGGCGACGCCTGCCACCCAATGAAACCGCACATGGCGCAAGGTGCGGCGATGGCGATCGAAGACGCCGCTATGCTGGCGCGCTGTCTGCAAGAAACCGGCCTGAGCGACTACCGCACCGCTTTCCAACTGTATGAAGCCAACCGTAAGGAACGCGCCTCTCGCGTGCAGGCCGTCTCCAATGCCAACACCTTCCTGCGCACTCAGGAAGATCCGGCCTGGGTCTACGGTTATGACCTGTACGCACAGGCGCTGAAATCGGAGAACGCCGCATGA
- a CDS encoding Tropinesterase has translation MSHFLYGANVQANGIRQHYLRYGGQGPVLILIPGITSPAITWGFVAERLAERYDTYVLDVRGRGLSASGPDLAYDAETCAEDVNAFAAALKLENYALLGHSMGARFALRAAALQPDGVRRLVLVDPPVSGPGRREYPGKWPWYVDSIRQSLQGMDAEQMRAYCPSWSEQQRQLRAEWLHTCYEPAIQRAYEDFHQVDSHRDYPSLSMPTLLMVAGLGGVIQPQDEAEIRQLQPEITLVHVEKAGHMIPWDDFDGFFRALGDFLD, from the coding sequence ATGAGCCATTTTCTGTATGGCGCCAACGTGCAGGCCAACGGCATCCGCCAGCATTACCTGCGCTATGGCGGCCAGGGGCCGGTACTGATCCTGATCCCCGGCATCACCAGCCCGGCGATCACCTGGGGTTTCGTTGCCGAACGCCTGGCCGAGCGCTACGACACCTACGTGCTGGACGTTCGTGGTCGCGGTCTGTCCGCCAGCGGCCCGGATCTGGCCTATGACGCTGAAACCTGCGCCGAGGACGTCAACGCCTTCGCCGCCGCATTAAAACTGGAAAACTACGCCCTGCTTGGCCATTCGATGGGCGCGCGCTTTGCCCTGCGCGCCGCAGCACTGCAGCCGGATGGCGTACGGCGATTGGTATTGGTCGATCCGCCGGTTTCCGGCCCCGGCCGCCGTGAATACCCAGGCAAATGGCCCTGGTACGTGGATTCGATCCGCCAGTCATTGCAGGGAATGGACGCCGAGCAGATGCGTGCCTACTGCCCGAGCTGGAGCGAACAACAGCGCCAACTGCGTGCCGAATGGCTGCACACCTGCTATGAACCGGCAATTCAGCGCGCCTATGAAGATTTTCATCAGGTCGATAGCCATCGCGATTATCCCTCACTGAGCATGCCGACGCTGCTGATGGTGGCAGGTCTTGGCGGCGTGATCCAACCGCAAGACGAGGCAGAGATCCGTCAGTTGCAGCCGGAAATCACGTTGGTTCACGTCGAGAAAGCCGGCCATATGATCCCGTGGGACGATTTCGACGGTTTCTTCCGCGCCCTGGGCGATTTTCTGGATTAA